A part of Streptomyces sp. NBC_01235 genomic DNA contains:
- a CDS encoding MFS transporter, which yields MSRLRILSVVATVILSTFLTALDNTVVNVALPQMRTELALSEANLKWVATGYPLALASFLLLGGQLTDARGRRWTLLTGLTVFTASSACCALSTTGAMLVCFRCLQGAAAALILPACLALMTHDLPPRVRTAGFGATTATLASALALGPVISGVVTQHLGWEWLFLMNVPLGLASLLVGALAVPVSSLHETGTGAGTDAGTRSLAGVSPRVIALACGSLAAIAYCLIQGPSYGFTDPPVVMSGIAAVTGVLVLCYGKEFSRSPDLAELFRQRPFTGGLISQLLWGLGVSGVYFYTSQFLQSGLRLSPTEAGLTFTPVASALFLTAPFVTALARRWGDGRVSAAGLLLVALGLLLVALGSLRGALAHLLPGLTSVGVGSALAIPLTTRALESSPRHLSGFAAGLFSATRELSGVFGVAFVGAVVTFVQHWSLSGGTSHSAAFLVAYQAGLCIAAALVGAAAPVALWSLRPANPHEKAVASRSRRRTERRGRAQP from the coding sequence ATGAGCCGACTGCGCATCCTGAGCGTTGTCGCAACCGTCATTCTCTCCACATTTCTGACGGCTCTCGACAACACCGTGGTGAATGTCGCCCTGCCTCAGATGCGCACCGAACTCGCCCTGTCCGAAGCGAATTTGAAGTGGGTGGCGACGGGATATCCCCTGGCATTGGCCAGCTTTCTGCTTCTGGGTGGGCAGTTGACCGACGCCCGGGGCCGGCGCTGGACCCTGCTGACGGGGCTGACGGTGTTCACCGCCTCCTCCGCGTGCTGTGCGCTGTCGACCACAGGGGCGATGCTGGTCTGCTTCCGCTGCCTGCAGGGCGCCGCCGCCGCCCTGATCCTGCCCGCCTGCCTGGCCCTGATGACGCACGACCTGCCGCCCCGCGTGCGTACCGCCGGCTTCGGTGCGACAACGGCCACGTTGGCCTCCGCGCTGGCTCTCGGGCCGGTGATCTCCGGTGTCGTGACACAGCACCTGGGGTGGGAATGGCTCTTCCTCATGAATGTTCCCCTGGGGCTCGCCAGTCTCCTTGTCGGCGCCCTGGCCGTACCCGTCTCGTCCCTGCACGAGACGGGTACGGGTGCGGGTACGGATGCGGGTACGCGGAGCCTCGCCGGCGTATCGCCCCGGGTGATCGCATTGGCGTGCGGTTCCCTGGCAGCGATCGCCTATTGCCTGATCCAAGGGCCGAGCTACGGGTTCACCGACCCGCCCGTGGTCATGTCGGGCATCGCTGCCGTGACGGGTGTGCTCGTACTCTGCTACGGGAAGGAATTCAGCCGCAGTCCGGACTTGGCAGAACTGTTTCGGCAGCGTCCTTTCACGGGCGGACTCATCTCCCAACTCCTGTGGGGCCTGGGGGTGAGCGGCGTTTACTTCTACACTTCTCAGTTCCTGCAGAGCGGTTTGCGGCTCAGTCCGACGGAGGCAGGACTGACGTTCACTCCGGTGGCCTCGGCGCTTTTCCTCACGGCTCCGTTCGTCACCGCCCTGGCCAGACGGTGGGGGGACGGGCGGGTCTCCGCCGCCGGTCTGCTCCTGGTCGCCCTGGGCCTGCTGCTGGTGGCGCTGGGCAGTCTGCGGGGTGCTCTCGCCCACCTGCTGCCCGGGTTGACCTCGGTGGGTGTGGGCTCCGCGCTGGCCATCCCCCTGACGACTCGGGCACTGGAGTCGTCGCCTCGTCACCTGTCCGGGTTCGCAGCCGGCTTGTTCAGCGCCACGCGGGAGCTGTCCGGTGTGTTCGGTGTCGCGTTCGTGGGCGCCGTGGTGACCTTCGTGCAGCACTGGTCCCTTTCCGGGGGGACCTCGCACAGCGCGGCTTTCCTGGTGGCGTATCAGGCCGGGCTGTGCATCGCCGCGGCATTGGTGGGAGCGGCGGCTCCGGTCGCACTGTGGTCTCTGCGCCCCGCGAACCCGCACGAGAAGGCTGTGGCCTCGCGAAGTCGTCGGCGGACGGAGAGGCGTGGGCGCGCGCAGCCGTGA
- a CDS encoding glycosyltransferase → MGRTVVMFAAGSRGDVQPCLALGRALSSQGDTVRLLASPRYEQLITAAGLGFHPLPADPTEIIDSPEGQELLAGRRNPVTFIRGLDRILRPLFSRLLAQTRAGAEGADLVLAPTFSFLGVHLSQYLDVPHAIIHYQPSQPTGEFPHPFAPAARFLGSPGNRLSFEAVNLGSWLVCRRFVNAWRREGLGLPALSPLGPLRHARRAPVLCAFSPVVVPRPADWGPNVHMTGFWHHEQPLWKPPHRLLDFLDDGPPPVYVGFGSMRSRDPEATDRVVRAALRRAGLRGVLAGDPTTSEDDVLVVGDTPHSWLFPRMAAVIHHGGAGTTASALRSGVPSLVCPFFGDQPFWAERVHSLGAGPKPLPSRQLTVSALADRLRAVTGDGGHTETARRLGRALAAEDGVAQACHVLNRLVG, encoded by the coding sequence ATGGGCCGAACAGTGGTGATGTTCGCGGCCGGGTCGCGGGGGGACGTCCAGCCGTGCCTGGCACTGGGCAGGGCACTGAGCAGTCAGGGCGATACCGTCCGGCTGCTCGCCAGCCCCCGCTACGAGCAACTGATCACCGCGGCGGGCCTGGGGTTCCACCCGCTCCCGGCGGACCCCACCGAGATCATCGACTCGCCGGAAGGACAGGAACTGCTGGCCGGCCGGCGCAACCCGGTCACCTTCATCCGCGGCCTCGACCGGATCCTGAGGCCGCTGTTCTCCCGGCTGCTCGCACAGACCCGGGCCGGCGCCGAGGGAGCCGACCTCGTCCTGGCCCCCACCTTCAGCTTCCTCGGCGTCCACCTGAGTCAGTACCTCGACGTCCCGCACGCGATCATCCATTACCAGCCGAGCCAGCCCACGGGCGAGTTTCCTCACCCGTTCGCGCCGGCCGCGAGGTTCCTCGGATCTCCCGGAAACCGCCTCAGCTTCGAGGCGGTCAACCTGGGATCGTGGCTGGTGTGCCGTCGGTTCGTCAACGCGTGGCGCAGGGAGGGTCTCGGTCTTCCCGCCCTCTCCCCGCTCGGCCCTCTCCGCCACGCGCGCCGGGCCCCCGTGCTGTGTGCGTTCAGCCCTGTCGTCGTACCCCGGCCGGCCGACTGGGGGCCCAACGTCCACATGACCGGCTTCTGGCACCACGAACAGCCACTGTGGAAACCGCCACATCGCCTGCTCGACTTCCTGGACGACGGGCCCCCGCCCGTGTACGTGGGCTTCGGCAGCATGAGATCAAGGGACCCCGAGGCCACCGACCGCGTCGTACGAGCCGCACTGCGGCGCGCGGGACTGCGCGGGGTGCTGGCCGGGGACCCCACCACGAGTGAAGACGACGTGCTCGTGGTCGGGGACACCCCTCACAGCTGGCTGTTCCCCCGCATGGCCGCGGTGATCCATCACGGTGGTGCGGGCACCACCGCCTCGGCACTGCGTTCCGGAGTGCCGTCCCTGGTCTGTCCGTTCTTCGGCGACCAGCCCTTCTGGGCCGAGCGGGTACACAGCCTCGGAGCGGGTCCCAAGCCCTTGCCGTCCCGGCAGCTCACCGTCTCCGCTCTCGCCGACCGCCTGCGAGCCGTCACCGGGGACGGTGGCCATACCGAGACGGCCCGTCGGCTGGGCCGTGCCCTGGCGGCGGAGGACGGTGTCGCGCAGGCCTGCCACGTCCTGAACCGGCTCGTCGGGTAA
- a CDS encoding alpha/beta hydrolase, with translation MPSARTMPAGRARLAGCSLLACLLLLTPLYGAGTAAAAHGADHASRSAATGARITAVRKLDARTLDLTVQSPAVGRSVPVRVILPKSWYSDPARRFPVLYMLHGGDDDYTSWTRETDVEALAGNSDVLVVMPDGGKNGYYSDWYVGTPRWETFHTTELVRLMEESFRANSSRAVMGLSMGGFGALNYAARHRGMFRYAAAMSSYVDLNDPAVRLLLALGADRDGTDLNDVWGNPITHNDIWQAHNPSAMPRAFRGTKVHLSAGSGTPGPLDAGHGLDVILVGAAGESVLPASVKKFAGSLSSAGVDVTTHFYNPGTHSWRYWQRELHSIWPTMMNELD, from the coding sequence ATGCCATCCGCCCGCACGATGCCCGCCGGCCGGGCACGACTCGCCGGCTGCTCACTCTTGGCCTGCCTCCTGCTGCTCACACCGCTGTACGGCGCCGGGACAGCCGCGGCCGCACACGGCGCGGACCACGCCTCCCGGTCGGCCGCCACCGGCGCCCGGATCACAGCCGTCAGGAAACTCGACGCCCGGACACTGGACCTGACCGTCCAGTCACCGGCCGTGGGCCGCTCCGTGCCGGTCCGCGTCATCCTTCCCAAGAGTTGGTACAGCGACCCAGCACGCAGGTTCCCCGTGCTCTACATGCTGCACGGCGGGGACGACGACTACACCTCCTGGACGCGCGAGACGGACGTCGAGGCGCTGGCGGGGAACTCCGACGTCCTTGTCGTGATGCCCGACGGCGGGAAGAACGGTTACTACTCCGACTGGTACGTCGGCACGCCCCGCTGGGAGACGTTCCACACCACCGAACTGGTCCGGCTCATGGAGGAGAGCTTCCGCGCCAACTCCTCGCGGGCCGTCATGGGCCTGTCGATGGGGGGCTTCGGCGCGCTCAACTACGCGGCGCGTCACCGGGGAATGTTCCGGTACGCGGCCGCCATGAGCTCATACGTCGACCTCAACGACCCCGCGGTGCGGCTCCTCCTCGCCCTCGGCGCCGACAGGGACGGCACCGACCTCAACGACGTCTGGGGCAACCCGATCACACACAACGACATCTGGCAGGCCCACAACCCGTCCGCCATGCCACGCGCCTTCCGCGGCACGAAGGTCCACCTGTCCGCGGGAAGCGGGACCCCCGGCCCACTGGACGCGGGCCATGGGCTCGATGTGATCCTCGTCGGCGCGGCGGGCGAATCGGTACTCCCGGCGTCGGTGAAGAAGTTCGCCGGCTCGCTCAGCTCCGCGGGCGTCGACGTCACGACGCACTTCTACAACCCGGGGACCCATTCCTGGCGCTACTGGCAGCGTGAACTGCACAGCATCTGGCCGACGATGATGAACGAACTCGACTAG
- a CDS encoding helix-turn-helix transcriptional regulator, which yields MGVRLMVVDDHRLLAEALASALKLRGHRVLAAAAPAAGAAELVITRAPEVCLLGTATPAEPGIFDPVVRIKRERPQVAVLVLGPVPSPRGIAAAFAAGASGYVRHDERIEGVERAIMKARSGEAAVAPQLLQGAFSELLNPAAQPDDEGQRLLLMLTPREVEVLVRVADGEDTRMIAAGMGIAPSTARTHVQRVLMKLGVGSRLEAAALAARTGLLDRAGPLAHRPRHMDAGSES from the coding sequence ATGGGAGTGCGGCTGATGGTGGTCGACGACCACCGACTGCTCGCCGAGGCGCTGGCCTCGGCACTCAAACTGCGGGGGCACCGGGTGCTCGCCGCTGCGGCGCCGGCCGCGGGCGCGGCCGAGCTGGTGATCACCCGCGCCCCGGAGGTGTGCCTGCTGGGCACCGCGACCCCGGCCGAGCCGGGCATCTTCGACCCGGTGGTCCGCATCAAGCGGGAGCGCCCGCAGGTGGCGGTCCTGGTCCTCGGCCCGGTACCGAGCCCGCGCGGCATCGCGGCGGCCTTCGCGGCGGGCGCCTCCGGCTACGTACGCCATGACGAACGCATAGAGGGCGTGGAACGCGCCATCATGAAGGCGAGGTCGGGCGAGGCGGCGGTGGCCCCGCAGCTGCTCCAGGGCGCGTTCAGCGAACTCCTCAACCCGGCGGCCCAGCCGGACGACGAGGGCCAGCGCCTGCTGCTGATGCTCACCCCGAGGGAGGTGGAGGTCCTGGTCCGGGTGGCCGACGGCGAGGACACCCGCATGATCGCCGCCGGCATGGGCATCGCCCCCTCCACGGCCCGCACGCACGTCCAGCGGGTCCTGATGAAACTGGGCGTGGGCTCCCGCCTGGAAGCGGCGGCACTGGCGGCCCGGACGGGTCTGCTGGACCGTGCGGGGCCCCTTGCGCACCGCCCTCGGCACATGGACGCGGGGTCGGAATCCTGA
- a CDS encoding outer membrane protein assembly factor BamB family protein, translating into MTQPPPPPPPNQPPNQPPQQPQQGGFGPPPPPQDAVPQDAVPQDAAPQDAPPQPPAPNLAKAPAPGYGYPQAGQAPQAPQVPAQAPPAQAAQQPQPPQTPPPSAPSGPAQPQPGYGYPQAPGQPAAPPQPPAAAPGYGYPAQPGTPAYGQPSQQPGPYGQPSAPYGQQPGYGYPGQPGQPGQPGYPGQPGYAYPGQPTMPMHPQPAVGATPGKKFNAQMAIIVSAVVAVALIIGGGVWYSQSGDSGKKEEKSTAGPTGGGGDTGGTGGTGGTSSGGSEKVPANPASKVLFKVPMPTIKKDDSVGVRGSWVTDKAYVKTGVNEISGYDPDKGTKLWSVKLPGPVCEASKFATDDYRTAILFQASTAETSRCDQIAAIDLAAGKQLWKKTVTSGDYAIDFDNVTVSANTVALGSTDGGAAFDIDSGKVLWSPKPADTCYDAGYGGGPKLVAVRKCGDYDNPELHIQTIDPVSGKVLSEYKLATGIEYASVVSSDPLVVAADVGDSAGDGSGISDFFSIDNKTGKLRTRISVPGDDYAADCEGITKVEACIGLAVGNDKIYVPTEEHDGSGDYSRTNEVIAFSLATGKQTGQRADAGDGYTIYPLRMDGTNLIAYKRPPYDKGGQVVSIDGGSFKETKLLENPATDSVHDLETSLSPEYAEVLFSQGRLYMSEVYADDGATSGGDPQYLAVAFGGAGS; encoded by the coding sequence ATGACCCAGCCGCCCCCGCCCCCGCCCCCGAACCAGCCCCCGAACCAGCCCCCGCAGCAGCCGCAGCAGGGCGGTTTCGGCCCGCCCCCGCCGCCGCAGGACGCGGTGCCCCAGGACGCCGTTCCGCAGGACGCGGCACCCCAGGACGCCCCGCCGCAGCCCCCCGCCCCGAACCTGGCGAAGGCCCCGGCGCCGGGCTACGGCTACCCACAGGCGGGCCAGGCACCTCAGGCACCTCAGGTACCGGCCCAGGCGCCTCCGGCCCAGGCGGCTCAGCAGCCTCAGCCTCCGCAGACGCCTCCGCCGTCGGCCCCGTCCGGTCCCGCGCAGCCGCAGCCGGGGTACGGCTACCCGCAGGCCCCGGGGCAGCCGGCCGCGCCCCCGCAGCCCCCGGCCGCCGCCCCCGGCTACGGCTACCCGGCCCAGCCGGGCACCCCCGCGTACGGCCAGCCGTCCCAGCAGCCGGGCCCCTACGGTCAGCCGAGCGCGCCCTACGGTCAGCAGCCCGGGTACGGCTACCCCGGTCAGCCGGGGCAGCCCGGTCAGCCCGGATACCCGGGCCAGCCCGGCTACGCCTACCCGGGGCAGCCCACGATGCCCATGCACCCCCAGCCCGCCGTGGGGGCCACGCCCGGCAAGAAGTTCAACGCGCAGATGGCGATCATCGTCTCCGCCGTCGTCGCGGTCGCGCTGATCATCGGCGGCGGTGTCTGGTACTCGCAGTCCGGTGACAGCGGCAAGAAGGAAGAGAAGAGCACCGCCGGCCCGACCGGCGGCGGGGGAGACACAGGCGGTACGGGAGGCACCGGTGGCACCTCCTCCGGCGGCAGCGAGAAGGTGCCGGCCAACCCCGCCTCCAAGGTCCTCTTCAAGGTCCCGATGCCCACGATCAAGAAGGACGACAGCGTCGGCGTCCGGGGCTCCTGGGTGACCGACAAGGCGTATGTGAAGACCGGCGTCAACGAGATCAGCGGCTACGACCCCGACAAGGGCACGAAGCTGTGGTCGGTCAAGCTGCCCGGCCCGGTGTGCGAGGCCAGCAAGTTCGCCACCGACGACTACCGCACGGCGATCCTCTTCCAGGCGAGCACGGCCGAGACGTCCCGCTGCGACCAGATCGCGGCGATCGACCTCGCCGCGGGCAAGCAGCTGTGGAAGAAGACCGTCACCTCCGGCGACTACGCGATCGACTTCGACAACGTCACGGTCAGCGCGAACACGGTCGCCCTGGGCAGCACCGACGGCGGCGCCGCCTTCGACATCGACTCCGGCAAGGTGCTGTGGTCGCCGAAGCCGGCCGACACCTGCTACGACGCCGGCTACGGCGGCGGCCCGAAGCTGGTGGCGGTGCGCAAGTGCGGCGACTACGACAATCCCGAGCTGCACATCCAGACCATCGACCCGGTCTCCGGGAAGGTGCTCTCCGAGTACAAGCTGGCCACGGGCATCGAGTACGCGTCCGTCGTGTCGAGCGACCCCCTGGTCGTGGCCGCCGACGTCGGCGACAGCGCCGGTGACGGCAGTGGCATCTCGGACTTCTTCTCCATCGACAACAAGACCGGCAAGCTGCGCACCCGCATCTCGGTGCCGGGCGACGACTACGCGGCCGACTGCGAAGGCATCACCAAGGTCGAGGCCTGCATCGGACTGGCCGTCGGCAACGACAAGATCTACGTCCCGACCGAGGAGCACGACGGCAGCGGCGACTACAGCCGCACCAATGAGGTCATCGCCTTCAGCCTGGCCACCGGCAAGCAGACCGGTCAGCGCGCCGACGCCGGCGACGGCTACACGATCTACCCGCTGCGCATGGACGGCACCAACCTGATCGCGTACAAGCGGCCGCCGTACGACAAGGGCGGGCAGGTCGTCAGCATCGACGGCGGCTCCTTCAAGGAGACCAAGCTGCTGGAGAACCCCGCCACGGATTCGGTGCACGACCTGGAGACCAGCCTGTCCCCGGAGTACGCCGAGGTCCTCTTCTCCCAGGGACGCCTGTACATGTCGGAGGTGTACGCCGACGACGGCGCGACCTCGGGCGGCGACCCGCAGTACCTGGCGGTCGCGTTCGGCGGCGCGGGCAGCTGA
- a CDS encoding outer membrane protein assembly factor BamB family protein: MAQPPNQPPQQGGFGAPQDQPPQQQPQQQAPQGGFGAPQPPQQPQGPPAQQPPQPGYGYPQQPGPYGQPQQPGPYGQSGPYAQQGPYGPPSAPYGQQPGYGYPAQPPQFPGAPGTPPGGRNPFKGRPALVVGAAVAALLVIGGTVFAVTSGDDKGGKKPVAGPSDDGKATSTASGSPVNPGDGSGDGGEDTEDFNADRKAGEAKVLWYKEAPDAPASGADAPGMWITSKAAVKAAYKEVVAYNVGDGRPTWATIGLPQKICAVTQQKTADDKVVVAYMSGTSDRAKCNQLQQIDLDTGAKGWTGVVADGALFDSATTIELSLAGNTLMVGRSQSGTAYDVRTGKKLYEKQKYGDACFPTAFAGGTKLFAVASCDATGANEHDEIQELDPATGKVKWTQKFDKGWSVSKTYSVDPLVVYSTNEDKNSWNISTFKPDGTYRSQVGFDEDFAPECGFGFLQRNLTGCVGTASDANTLYLPTEAKSGPNEIVAIDLSTGKEKWRVKSPTDEAMVPVKVEGGNLVTYVEPSYDAAGRVVGIPTAGSAHTPKTLMQLPESTVDIEDGFYSRDLDWVDGRFYLSSTRLTGNDDDKEKLMLAYGK; encoded by the coding sequence ATGGCTCAGCCGCCCAATCAGCCGCCGCAGCAGGGTGGTTTCGGAGCACCGCAGGACCAGCCGCCGCAGCAGCAGCCGCAACAGCAGGCACCACAGGGCGGCTTCGGCGCGCCCCAGCCGCCGCAGCAGCCCCAGGGCCCGCCCGCCCAGCAGCCGCCGCAGCCCGGCTACGGATACCCGCAGCAGCCCGGACCGTACGGTCAGCCGCAGCAGCCGGGGCCCTACGGCCAGTCCGGCCCCTACGCCCAGCAGGGTCCGTACGGCCCGCCGAGCGCGCCCTACGGTCAGCAGCCCGGCTACGGCTACCCGGCCCAGCCGCCCCAGTTCCCCGGCGCGCCCGGCACCCCGCCGGGCGGGCGCAACCCCTTCAAGGGGCGGCCCGCGCTGGTCGTCGGGGCCGCGGTGGCGGCGCTGCTGGTGATCGGCGGGACGGTGTTCGCGGTCACGAGCGGCGACGACAAGGGTGGCAAGAAGCCGGTCGCCGGACCGAGCGACGACGGCAAGGCCACGTCGACGGCGAGCGGCAGCCCGGTCAACCCCGGTGACGGCAGCGGCGACGGCGGCGAGGACACCGAGGACTTCAACGCGGACCGCAAGGCCGGCGAGGCGAAGGTGCTCTGGTACAAGGAGGCGCCCGACGCCCCCGCCTCCGGCGCCGACGCCCCCGGCATGTGGATCACCTCCAAGGCGGCCGTGAAGGCGGCGTACAAGGAGGTCGTCGCGTACAACGTCGGCGACGGCAGGCCGACCTGGGCCACCATCGGCCTCCCGCAGAAGATCTGCGCGGTCACCCAGCAGAAGACGGCGGACGACAAGGTCGTCGTGGCCTACATGAGCGGCACCAGTGACCGTGCCAAGTGCAACCAGCTCCAGCAGATCGACCTCGACACCGGTGCCAAGGGCTGGACCGGGGTGGTCGCGGACGGCGCACTGTTCGACAGCGCGACCACCATCGAGCTGTCGCTCGCGGGCAACACGCTGATGGTGGGCCGCTCGCAGTCCGGGACGGCGTACGACGTGCGTACCGGCAAGAAGCTGTACGAAAAGCAGAAGTACGGCGACGCGTGCTTCCCGACGGCGTTCGCGGGCGGGACCAAGCTGTTCGCGGTGGCGTCCTGCGACGCGACCGGGGCCAACGAGCACGACGAGATCCAGGAACTGGACCCGGCGACCGGCAAGGTCAAGTGGACCCAGAAGTTCGACAAGGGCTGGTCGGTCTCGAAGACGTACTCCGTCGACCCGTTGGTCGTCTACAGCACCAACGAGGACAAGAACAGCTGGAACATCTCGACGTTCAAGCCGGACGGCACGTACCGCTCGCAGGTCGGCTTCGACGAGGACTTCGCCCCCGAGTGCGGCTTCGGCTTCCTCCAGCGCAACCTGACGGGCTGCGTGGGCACGGCCTCCGATGCCAACACCCTCTACCTGCCGACCGAGGCGAAGAGCGGTCCCAACGAGATCGTGGCGATCGACCTCTCCACCGGCAAGGAGAAGTGGCGTGTGAAGTCGCCGACCGACGAGGCGATGGTCCCGGTGAAGGTCGAGGGCGGCAACCTCGTCACGTACGTCGAGCCGTCGTACGACGCGGCCGGCCGGGTGGTGGGCATCCCGACGGCCGGCTCCGCCCACACGCCGAAGACGCTGATGCAGCTGCCCGAGAGCACGGTCGACATCGAGGACGGCTTCTACTCGCGCGACCTCGACTGGGTCGACGGACGCTTCTACCTCTCCTCGACCCGGCTGACGGGCAACGACGACGACAAGGAGAAGCTGATGCTCGCCTACGGCAAGTGA
- a CDS encoding ABC-F family ATP-binding cassette domain-containing protein, whose translation MAVNLVNVENVSKVYGTRALLDGISLGVSEGDRIGVVGRNGDGKTTLIRMLAKLEDADSGRVTHSGGLRMGVLTQHDSLDPAATVRHEVIRDLADHEWAGNAKIRDVLTGLFGGLDLPGFPQGLDTVIGPLSGGERRRIALAKLLIDEQDLIVLDEPTNHLDVEGISWLARHLRERRSALVCVTHDRWFLDQVCTRMWDVQRGAVHEYEGGYSDYVFARAERERIAATEETKRQNLVRKELAWLRRGAPARTSKPRFRVEAANELIKDVPPPRDSSELMKFASSRLGRTVFDLEDVTVQAGPKVLLKHITWHLGPGDRIGLVGVNGAGKTSLLRALADAARSEGETQPAAGKVAVGRTVKLAYLSQEVGELDPNLRVLEAVQQVRERVDLGKGREMTAGQLCETFGFNKDKQWTPVGDLSGGERRRLQILRLLMDEPNVLFLDEPTNDLDIETLTQLEDLLDGWPGSMIVISHDRFFVERTTDRVFALLGDAALRMLPRGIDEYIERRQRMEEAAAATSAPAVAQKPTSEKSAADQRAAKKELQKVERQLDKVSEKEARLHAQIADNATDFEKVAKLDAELRELAGEREELELRWLELAEDA comes from the coding sequence ATGGCCGTCAATCTGGTCAATGTCGAGAACGTCAGCAAGGTGTACGGGACCCGTGCGCTCCTCGACGGCATCTCGCTCGGCGTGTCCGAAGGGGACCGGATCGGCGTCGTCGGCCGCAACGGCGACGGGAAGACCACGCTGATCCGGATGCTCGCCAAGCTGGAGGACGCCGACTCCGGTCGGGTCACGCACTCCGGCGGGCTGCGCATGGGCGTGCTCACGCAGCACGACTCCCTCGACCCCGCCGCGACCGTCCGGCACGAGGTCATCCGGGATCTGGCGGACCACGAGTGGGCGGGCAACGCCAAGATCCGGGACGTGCTGACCGGGCTCTTCGGCGGGCTCGACCTGCCCGGCTTCCCGCAGGGCCTGGACACCGTCATCGGCCCGCTCTCCGGTGGCGAGCGCCGCCGGATCGCGCTGGCGAAGCTGCTGATCGACGAACAGGACCTGATCGTCCTGGACGAGCCCACGAACCACCTCGACGTCGAGGGCATCTCCTGGCTCGCCCGGCACCTGCGCGAGCGCCGCTCCGCGCTCGTCTGCGTCACCCACGACCGCTGGTTCCTCGACCAGGTCTGCACGCGCATGTGGGACGTGCAGCGCGGTGCCGTCCACGAGTACGAGGGCGGCTACTCCGACTACGTCTTCGCCCGCGCGGAGCGTGAGCGCATCGCCGCGACGGAGGAGACCAAGCGGCAGAACCTGGTCCGCAAGGAGCTGGCCTGGCTGCGACGCGGCGCCCCCGCGCGGACGTCCAAGCCGCGCTTCCGCGTCGAGGCCGCCAACGAACTGATCAAGGACGTGCCGCCGCCCCGCGACAGCAGCGAGCTGATGAAGTTCGCCTCGTCCCGGCTCGGCAGGACGGTCTTCGACCTCGAGGACGTCACCGTCCAGGCCGGCCCCAAGGTGCTGCTCAAGCACATCACCTGGCACCTCGGCCCCGGTGACCGCATCGGCCTCGTCGGCGTCAACGGAGCCGGCAAGACGTCCCTGCTGCGCGCCCTGGCCGACGCAGCGCGCAGCGAGGGCGAGACGCAGCCCGCGGCCGGCAAGGTCGCCGTCGGCAGGACCGTCAAGCTCGCCTACCTCTCCCAGGAGGTCGGCGAACTCGACCCGAACCTGCGGGTCCTGGAGGCCGTGCAGCAGGTGCGGGAGCGCGTCGACCTCGGCAAGGGGCGCGAGATGACCGCCGGGCAGCTGTGCGAGACGTTCGGCTTCAACAAGGACAAGCAGTGGACGCCGGTCGGGGACCTGTCGGGCGGTGAGCGCCGCCGCCTGCAGATCCTGCGCCTCCTCATGGACGAGCCCAACGTCCTCTTCCTCGACGAGCCCACCAACGACCTCGACATCGAGACCCTCACCCAGTTGGAGGACCTCCTCGACGGCTGGCCCGGCTCGATGATCGTCATCTCCCACGACCGCTTCTTCGTCGAGCGCACGACGGACCGCGTCTTCGCCCTCCTCGGCGACGCCGCCCTGCGGATGCTCCCGCGCGGCATCGACGAGTACATCGAACGCCGGCAGCGCATGGAGGAGGCCGCGGCCGCGACCTCCGCCCCGGCGGTCGCGCAGAAGCCCACCTCGGAGAAGAGCGCCGCCGACCAGCGCGCCGCCAAGAAGGAACTGCAGAAGGTCGAGCGGCAGCTGGACAAGGTCTCCGAGAAGGAGGCCAGGCTGCACGCCCAGATCGCCGACAACGCCACCGACTTCGAGAAGGTCGCGAAACTCGACGCCGAGCTGCGTGAGTTGGCCGGCGAGCGCGAGGAACTGGAGCTGAGGTGGCTGGAACTCGCCGAGGACGCGTGA